The DNA segment GTTTAACAGATAAGTTATAcaagctctaattttttttaatttgggctaatcaaaaaattcggctagaattgttttgaaatatatttggtatctagtgcaaattttgaatgaaatttttggatctaaaaaatattaaatttgtctattaaaaaaaaaaaattaatattgaaaagtatataacttttataattttcatcaaaattaaaaattttatttggataatttgcaagtcttttacctatctataagaaactttgacaaaattttgtataatattaagaaaaaaatttttgaaaatgctataatttttttaattttgggctaatcgaaaaaatcggctagaaaagttttgaaatatattttgtatctagtgaaaatttttaatgagatttttggatttacgaaaaaaatcattttttatattttttgaaaattttcaaatttttgaaaagtatataacttttctaattttcatcaaaatgaaaaattttatttagataatttgcaagtctttcatccatctataagaaacttccttaagaatgttttaaatttcaaaaaaaaaacttcaaaattttgaaaatgcgcccaattttttaattttggttcgaaatatctgattaacgaacttagccttcattttgggtaacttcagaagtgtatcaaatgcggactcgattggataaatccttcaaaagttagcgtggctacaaaattcaggtaaccatatatACAGACACcattgaaattttatgattttcggattctgcgagtgccgaaacgtaaagatccgttaaaaaccagagttcgaaaatttggacgattacattacattctcagaaatgagaatgtaaaaatgtcatttttttcaacattaacatttgtagaattatatttaataaattattgctcagaaaatctgaaacttatatattatatatttcgaGGTCAGatcttttaataaaacaaaatattttgatcaaaggacaaaaaagttcaagttttatcACATAAATATCCAAAGTGATGACTAATAGTTTAACTTctccattaaaaggaaaaaaacgtgatttagtagaaaggttagttgaggttttgtatggcaggtataaatattttcttttattaaagatttgcagttcagaagtttttttgagtaaatatttaatattcatacaaatataaaataacacaatattacatttttcacttctctttttcaagtttaaacaataaaaagtcatttgttagtgatttactggtataaggaatgtactaataaattttccttctttcatataaactgtttataaatacataaatataatagttttgcgtgctCAAGTGAGAgtattaaatagaatttaatttttatcaaaacatttaagAGGTTCGAAACcctgataacaatgcttcatttaatatgtaagtaaatgttagcaaagaaagaaaatattaatacctaccaaacacaacctcaactaacctttctattaaatcactttttttccttttaaagatagTTTCCTATATTTCAgtcatcgtttaagctgtttaacacgctcttccaccgatttgtgcactaattttactcgtggaacatcatcttccgtgatttttaaacattttttttttatgatgacGGATGTCAACAGATGTAAATAATgagcttgctcgccacactttccgcactttttttgctgttttttctgaatatacttgaaaattgtttGCCTTTAAACTCTCATTTTTTggcacatttatttttcgttgttatttttcgttgttatttttattcacaatattttccatacatttcgacacaaaactgttcaaaaaatacggaaatgacgtaaaattctggtacgtgcgcactgtcgacgtttAGGATAAAAAGGTATATAGATTTGATACTTTTTACTGTGTATTAATTTACTTTTGTGATCTTTCTTTTTGGAGAAGTCCAGCGTTTTGCGGCAAAAAAGCTGTaatcttgaatttttcacaaattggatttttttgtgattatagttttttgaaattctacgaagaatttaagaacaatttaaaaaaaaaatcgatgtggcccatttagaaaaaaataaagaagaaacgATTTTTGGATTTAgtgtattttcagcgaaaaaatgaCCAAAGATACGTATAATTACACCACTCGTATGGAacgcatttttaatttctttgtgaTTATAACTTAAGTTTTCAAACAGTTAGAATTGgacgtatattttaaaaatttattcaaatattttaatagttgcaaaacttaaattataaaaaaaaagaaattataaatacgTTTATAATGATATCTTtggtaaattttttcattaaacattagTTATGCTCaacaattccttttttaaattgagatgCGGAACCAATAtagtcaagaaaaaaatcatatttgcgTCCAACTTTAGTTCACAGCTTCTTCCACCGAATTCTGAcccttaaatttataatttacagaacaatacaaaaagtaataataatcacaataaattcaagtattggaatatttctctttttttaattattggctttgatcattttttaaagaaattgcgtAACGCTTAGATGAACATTTGAGTAAGATTAACTGTTACTCACCTGTCCTATATGTAAATGGGTAAtccaatcaataaataaataattttatttttaaaactttctaacaaaatactttttatgtGTGGAAAAGAATGGTAACAGGAAGTTTTATCATTTGTATGTGCTTTCTTAATTTGACAGCCTTCGGAATTTGAGCGGATCATCTACAAAGCATATCtgaataaataatagaaatactATTTGAATATGCGGGATAAGCGAATataataaaagtatatttaagTCTTTAACATCTAGTTGGGCATAGCATGCAATTATGTTTAATACGCCTCAACATTATTTACAAATAAGGTCTGCAAAAAATTACTCCTAACAATTGTAGGCAAAAATCCAAGAAATCTTTTCCGATTGTCTAGAACTTTTTcgttttctaaaaagttaattaagaaGTATATTTTCAATTTCCTCAGTAAATCCACAATCATGTTTGGCGCCTTCGAGAATAAAAATCGAATGTAGTTTTTGACGACATTgtttaatgttttgaattcttaAGTTTATAGGtcctgaaataattatttaaactaagaaataaaaagaaaataagaatctCCTTGCTTAGAGTGTCCTTCCATTTATACGAATAGCTTAAACAAAAAACTGGAATTAAGTAAATGTAGAAGACAATCCTTTTAATTAGtacaaattaacttttcaaaattgttatttctagGCGAAAGACTTCATCAGTCACGACTCAAGATCTCCGGAACCATACGAAAAGGACACCAAAGTTACGGAAAAGTCTGACGAAGAATCGGAAGCAGCCAGCGAGGTTACATCTGTTGAAAGTAGCGGAGAATCTTTGGAAGAATGTGAAAAAGTGAAACCTGTCCAGGACGAGCGAGAATCAGTTCTTCCAATAATGGAGAACTTCTTGCAGGCAAACAGCAGACTAGAAAATTCAGTTATAACTTCGGAAGAAGAACTAAGCGATCAAACAGCTGTGTCAGTTTCTGAAATGGAAGAAAGCGATTCCTCAAAAGAAGAAAAGAATCTGGAAGCTGAAAACTCGACGAGTACAGATCTAGATCAACCTTTTACAAGCAGTACCTCAGAACCACAACAGTCATCTTCAGACGAGAATATCACAGAAGAGAATATCACTGAAGAGAATATCACAGAAGAGAAGGTTGATGTCGAAGCCGTAGTTTCCACTTGTGGTCCCATTTCAGTTGCAGAGGAGGTTTCGACAAAAGAAGATGCTATGGAAGAGGTTGAGACGGTGAAAGAACGGATTGTAGAAGAACCCAGTGAAGAATCCAGTGAAAAATCAAGTGAACCTGTCATAGAAACGATCGAGGAGACCGAAGCCAAGTTACAACCAGAGATTGAAAGTGTTACTGAAACTCCGAAACCTGTAATTGAAGAATCGCCTCCAGAAAAAGTTGATCGAGGGGATTGTTCGCAGGATTCTGAAAACAGTAACTTAACGATAGAAGAAACGACAGAAGATGATTCCACCGAAGCCAAGTCCATGATTCCTGATCCAATTCCAATTATAGAAGAACCCAAAGAGGTCGTACCCGTCGTTAAAGAATGGGATAAAGAATCGTCGATTGAAGAAGTCGATTCGAAAACACCGGCCATTGAAACTGAGAACTTGCCAAAGAATGAGCCGTCAAATACGGAGCCTGTAGAAAGTAGCGTGGTGGCGATAGCTGAACAAGAGCTTCCCTCGAGGACGGATGAACCGTTAGAGACCAACACCGTGGTTCCAGAAAATATTCCAGTTCCAGAATTGGTTCCTGAAATAGCTGTTCCAGAAAAGGAGACGAGACCTACCGAATCCATGGAAGTGGACGGCGAAGAATCTGCCACTATTTTCCAAGGAGACGAGCCAATGGAAGAAGAGGTGCCTGAAGTCGCAAGCAGTTAATAATTTCTTACTTTTGGTTATGGGAATGAAGAAAATTGGTTAGGTTTCAGAAAGACACGCGCAAATGACTGCTATAAATGGTGATCTATCACTTGCGACTTGTGGAAGTTTCCTCAAAAAGTAATATAGGGATCAAATTTTGTAATGTATCAAGCTAACCATCCGCTCGTGGCTGGATTTTTATGATCCACAATCATAACTGAGAATTATTACTTTCATTTTATGGAGAAactgatgtaaaaaaaaaacttccagtgGTACAAAACCGAGAGAAGAAAACACTGCCTGTTCCGAAATATAAGATTGACTAGGTAATAAAATTGTCCATCCCTTATTTTACGTGTTCCATTACCGTGCTAGCTTGTGCGTTTAATAACTTTTCgagatttaattttctaaaaactaacGATtccaatttttctatgaaaaaaacgcAGAAATTAAAGTAGTCTAATTGATGATaatgatgattattattattattattattattattcgcttTTTGGAAGATGATGAAGGAATATTGATTTTCGTAAAAGCGTGCTTTAACACAAGTGCTCTTCATTCTTTTTGTATACTCATTTCACACATTTTGCAAGTGGTGAAATCATACTAGACAACTAAAAATATTCCCTTGGCAATTAATAAAAAGCAGTTAACTTGCACATTTTTTCACAACATgtgattattagaaaaattatgtttgtaaaattGTAGATTGGGAGTAGAAACTCGTGATAATAGAATTTCGATCCCAGTTAGGTAAAAATGTACCCTAGGATATTGCTGGAAAGCTGATATCATTTTTTGTATAGGATGGCAGTTAAGAGcaaagttcttttattttatttaaattgtattttatactTCTATAATTCCCCACGTGTCACTCTGTGTCACTCATCTCAAGTTTCCAGCCATTAGACATGCaaagtatacaaaaaatgtaCCTACTGAATGAATCTCTAGTGCTCTTCGGCTCAGAGAAATTATATATAGTAAGGCCAAATTCATAGTAATATTCGTGAGTGCGGCAGAGACACTTATATGCGCCATGTACTTGGTTCTCACTCGCACATACGCTTCCTTATGACTGGTATGAATTTGACCTTATGGCATATTATAATATACTCATTTCGTATGTACGTATATTTAATGATCAGCGTCTAggtgaatattatatataaaaatgcgTGATCAAAAggatccaattttttttaaatcatggaaATTTGATAAACTGATCTTGTTCATAATTAAATATTGCAAGAATCTGAAATGTCGGAAAGTAGAATACCTTCTATTTCTGTGCCTTTCTTTATACGGTTCAGTTGAAACTACTTTTTTTGGCACAGTAGCGCGGTAGTGCGAGCGAGTTTTTGTAAATTGTGGAGATTCGAAACAATTATTGGTCCTttgatacttcaattttaaatatatcatttcGAGGGAACAATAACTTTTCGAATTGTGGTGATTCGAAACAATTATTGGTCCTttgatacttcaattttaaatatatcatttcGAGGGAACAATAACTTTTCGAATTCCTTAATACTTGAAAATACATTAGACGCGAATAAGTTAAGTTACTTAAACTAATTTACGTACGagaatgtatttaattaaaaaattgagacgCAGGTCTACCAAGTGACGAATGTTCATAAAGAttagaaataaaacagttaatttaaagagattgtaaaccaataattatataaataatttaagatcactgtgtatattattttatagtaaaatacACAAAGATAACTAACAAGTGGTGTGAGGTCATTACTGAAATCCACattcttttcttattaaaaaaatatatacatttttagattttttaatttttactaacaatctctttagaagtatttttaaaatgtttaacttgACAGCGGAGCATAATGCGCTCGCTCAATTATAGTTTTATcctcctttttttaattcaaagggaTGTGTCgacattattgcattttttgcaCAGAAATATAGTCAGGATCattatcataatttaaacaatatattaggGAATGTTGACGAaaggataatttgaaaaaataatccgtGTAGATTACAAGAATGGGAAGCGCTCATGAGGATTCCACCAGAGGCTAGCGAAATGTCGATACTTGAATCGTTTTTAGGTCAAACCATTTCTTTTAACTATTTGCGGAGCTGAAACCTTTTtaagcttttatttatttttttaattctaggttCAAAAGCAGCCCTTACTGACCCTTCTGTTCTAATAAAACATCGCTTgaaggatttaaagaaaaaaagtttctatttttgtatttagaaaatttatccaGTATGATATTTCGGACGTAAAACTATGGATATTGATTTTGATCAGTTTCACTCTTTATATTCAGATGGATTACTTTTTACttattaaacaatgtttaaattttttatttcagattatttagattattctcttaaattactaaaaattaagtCAAGTAGAGACGCTGGCTGgtaatcttgataaaaaaaatagagcTAATCtcgaaagataaattaaataagcTTTTAAACTTATCATTTAATGTTCGTGTGGAGTTGCAGACCACCATTAATTATCAGTGAAAGTGCAGTCTGATATGAAATATGTACTCGTATTGTTCATGAAGGTTAAAGAATGTATTGATATGATACGTCACTCTTGACGTAAATATAAAAGCCTTCATTTGATATAACAGTGCTACCAAAATcagaaaaagatatcaatttctCAGAAAGTATAACCGAAGTTGGTGAATTTAAATCTTGAACCTGATTCAAATAGAAAGAACAACAAAACTACTCTTACCTTGTTTGCAGCATGCGACTGATGTCTGTATCAATGTGACCAAGTAAATCTAggagtttctaatttaaaaagccgATAGTAAATAATGCCTTgagtatataaattaaaaatgagtaaaatGAACAAtgctgttaaattaaaaaaatggtattataatAAAAACTCATGAGATTTATACAGTACTAAAATAATTAACGAAACAGCAGTCATGAATTTTCTTTTAgagtttgtttttatattttacataccTGATTTCCCTTTACTTTGATGAGTTCCTTCGTGCGATCAACAACGAAAAAGTACTCATCCTTGTCGTAATAAACGACATCGCCCGTATGTAACCAACCATCTTTATCGATTATTTCTTTTGTTGCAACGGGATCATTTAAGTATCCTTTCATTGCTTGTGGACCCCTAAGAAGCAATTCTCCTGGTGTCTCTGGCGTTACTATGTCTTTTCCGTTTGATATATCTATTAAACGAGCTTCAGTAGAAGGAAGAAGTTTTCCACAACTTCCAGTTTTCGAAGCTGGCATTGATTTTGGTGTATATATCGTAACTGGGCTAGTTTCGGTCATACCGTAGCCTGCGAATGATAcgagattttattataaaataagaagaaaaataaccaaaataagtatttcaaatttaatttaaaaaaaaatgtttcatttattttcaaatacttgaatATAATACAATAAAGAAAAGAAGCCTTTGAaatagttaagaaaaattaagaatctaaAACCTTCCCCTTTAGCTATGAAACTTTCAGAAtcaattgcctcacattatttaattgcaaatttatgtatttttaaattctgacggcagacttattttaaatgataaaattttgaaaggatcaatctgaaaattgtatatcaattagattttaaatgtaaaattttacaacttaaacaGGTTTAAAAGCAATGTTCTGCCGTACTTTTGAAGAGAGGCTCTATCTACATTGGAGCTGAATGGAGATATTGAAGGAAACGTGTTTGCATCTTTACTGATCTGAATGAtccaatatataatttttttgaaaaaaacctaACGTTCTTGTGTAATTCATACATGCTCTATTCATTggtgcaaaaattaattattttaattatttatatgcaaAACTGTAAATGAGCTTCGAATTCTTGCGCAAAGTAGGCGAAAACCCCCACATACGTAGGCCGGTTTTCGAGCAGCCCTTTCAACACCCAGAAAGGCTTCTTTGCAGGTTGtatattattcttgtttttaaacACAATTTAGGTCATTTAAATAATTGCGATAAAAATTAGTTCGAACGAGTACAGTTAATTTTTCTgtgcttttttggaaaatttcctatCTCTTATGCTAATTTTGAGCCGAAgtgaattttgagcaattttggTTCAAAAGGCCTAAATTTTCACGATTTTGTAAATTACTTTTCCTCGCATTGGACACGCgaaacacattttcaaacaaaaagtgaaGTGGAAAGACCTATAACATTTTTGGCGCCAAGCGTGCTAACGGATATAGAGCCATTTTACCGACTAAAAAAAATCGCggatattttttgcaaatagtaTATAATATGtcgaaaaatgaatgaaataccTTGCGTAACACGAC comes from the Belonocnema kinseyi isolate 2016_QV_RU_SX_M_011 chromosome 6, B_treatae_v1, whole genome shotgun sequence genome and includes:
- the LOC117174178 gene encoding serine/threonine-protein phosphatase 4 regulatory subunit 2 encodes the protein MENPEEVLQALDEFQKMRPTEIPRELEEYLCWVAKTGDPVYQWSLIKALFREKLTRVMTDFYESCPSLELAPCPNVEDFNYDTMKSSLLERLESFANAPFTVQRICELLTAPRKEYNRVDKFMRAIEKNILVVSTKEPGSTIRRNENGDGMVNGSVEDDAPGGETHEVEMDSWVKDCAASTVGISAQTMDSEARLLDDVTTIVPKIAPATNGTPFSQEKTEHATVSTCEPSGLSFVPTTSEFSGQGSESRDSMSTGIDAQNLNSSVVHEAPSIAGEVPEAIMNEDTSSQPSLDIDSPENEPSDPNRKLQTTFQAKDFISHDSRSPEPYEKDTKVTEKSDEESEAASEVTSVESSGESLEECEKVKPVQDERESVLPIMENFLQANSRLENSVITSEEELSDQTAVSVSEMEESDSSKEEKNLEAENSTSTDLDQPFTSSTSEPQQSSSDENITEENITEENITEEKVDVEAVVSTCGPISVAEEVSTKEDAMEEVETVKERIVEEPSEESSEKSSEPVIETIEETEAKLQPEIESVTETPKPVIEESPPEKVDRGDCSQDSENSNLTIEETTEDDSTEAKSMIPDPIPIIEEPKEVVPVVKEWDKESSIEEVDSKTPAIETENLPKNEPSNTEPVESSVVAIAEQELPSRTDEPLETNTVVPENIPVPELVPEIAVPEKETRPTESMEVDGEESATIFQGDEPMEEEVPEVASS